A section of the Petrimonas sulfuriphila genome encodes:
- a CDS encoding zinc ABC transporter substrate-binding protein, which translates to MRKYIFTLLFPFLLLACHSNREKEANVLTVTIEPQRYFLEQIVGDKFQVNTLVPPGSSPETYEPSPSAMIKLGNSRAYFKVGFLGYENVWTGKLAENNPDLKIVDCSVGIEPVYGGHGHHDHSHEAADHSHNQTDAADPHVWSSAKNAVLFSQNMLNAVVELDVENADLYRANFEKLTQKIAETDSALTRLLKDIPTRSFIVYHPALAYLARDYNLTQHSIEFEGKNPSPAQMKELVDLAKAENIKIVFVQQEFDIKNSEVIAREIGATSHTINPLAYEWDEELIRIAQLLASQEK; encoded by the coding sequence ATGAGAAAATATATTTTCACGCTCTTATTTCCATTCTTACTTCTTGCCTGCCATTCCAACCGTGAAAAGGAAGCAAACGTACTCACGGTAACTATTGAGCCGCAGCGGTATTTTCTGGAACAAATCGTGGGCGATAAATTTCAGGTAAACACGCTTGTCCCTCCGGGTTCAAGCCCGGAAACCTATGAACCGTCGCCCTCGGCCATGATAAAGCTGGGAAACAGTCGCGCCTATTTTAAAGTAGGTTTTCTGGGTTACGAAAACGTGTGGACGGGAAAACTTGCCGAAAACAATCCTGACCTGAAAATCGTGGATTGTTCAGTAGGAATTGAACCTGTTTATGGTGGACACGGGCATCACGATCATTCGCACGAGGCCGCAGACCACAGTCATAACCAGACAGATGCTGCTGATCCGCATGTATGGAGCTCTGCCAAGAATGCGGTTCTTTTTTCGCAAAATATGTTGAACGCAGTAGTGGAACTGGACGTTGAAAACGCCGATCTCTACCGGGCCAACTTCGAAAAACTGACGCAAAAGATCGCCGAAACCGATTCCGCGTTAACCCGCTTGCTGAAAGATATTCCTACCCGGAGTTTTATCGTTTACCATCCGGCGTTGGCCTATCTTGCCCGCGACTACAACCTGACGCAGCACAGTATTGAGTTTGAAGGGAAGAACCCGTCACCCGCTCAAATGAAAGAACTGGTGGATCTGGCAAAGGCTGAAAACATCAAGATCGTTTTCGTTCAGCAGGAATTCGATATAAAAAACAGCGAGGTTATTGCCCGGGAAATCGGGGCCACATCACATACCATCAACCCATTGGCTTATGAATGGGACGAAGAATTGATTCGCATTGCCCAACTGTTAGCCAGCCAGGAAAAATGA
- the mnmD gene encoding tRNA (5-methylaminomethyl-2-thiouridine)(34)-methyltransferase MnmD, producing MNIKFEITEDGSHTLFVPERNEHYHSTHGAIQESMHVYIDAGLRHCVKSEVKVLEIGFGTGLNAFLTLLEAEKNSRKIDFTSLELYPVSITDAEKLNYAELIDPTRKEVFNELHKTGWGKWNQVALYFSLLKMRLDFSNPSNFHPENKFDVVFFDAFAPEKQPEMWTPAIFDKIYSVSSENAILTTYCAKGSVRRMLQAAGFFVERLPGPPGKREMLRAVKK from the coding sequence ATGAACATCAAATTTGAAATTACCGAAGACGGTTCGCACACCCTTTTTGTTCCTGAACGGAACGAACATTACCATTCCACGCATGGAGCCATACAGGAATCGATGCACGTGTATATTGATGCCGGATTACGACATTGCGTGAAAAGCGAAGTAAAGGTGCTGGAAATCGGTTTCGGAACCGGGTTAAATGCATTTCTGACCTTGTTGGAAGCCGAAAAAAACAGCAGGAAAATAGATTTCACTTCACTTGAACTCTATCCTGTTTCAATAACCGATGCTGAAAAATTAAATTATGCCGAGTTGATTGATCCCACCCGAAAGGAAGTTTTTAATGAGTTGCACAAAACAGGCTGGGGAAAATGGAATCAGGTAGCGCTCTATTTTTCGCTGCTGAAAATGCGGCTCGATTTCAGCAACCCATCTAATTTCCATCCGGAGAACAAGTTTGATGTCGTCTTTTTCGATGCTTTTGCTCCTGAAAAACAACCCGAAATGTGGACACCGGCAATTTTCGATAAAATATATTCTGTTTCTTCCGAAAATGCGATATTGACCACTTATTGCGCCAAAGGGTCCGTGAGGAGAATGTTACAGGCTGCGGGTTTCTTTGTTGAGAGGCTGCCGGGGCCGCCCGGAAAAAGGGAAATGTTGCGGGCAGTCAAAAAATAG
- a CDS encoding copper resistance protein NlpE N-terminal domain-containing protein, with product MKAIKIIALAALITLLASCGNGKPANENQNDLTSQTENEQIASPLTDIYGTYQGVIPAANTAGIAMHLTINSDETFILTREYQDKKQGSFKDHLPHAINSKRFNP from the coding sequence ATGAAGGCTATAAAAATCATTGCACTGGCCGCGCTTATCACATTATTAGCAAGCTGCGGCAACGGAAAACCGGCTAACGAAAACCAAAACGACCTGACTTCACAAACGGAAAATGAACAGATTGCCAGTCCCTTAACAGATATCTACGGAACCTACCAAGGTGTTATCCCGGCAGCAAACACCGCTGGTATTGCAATGCATCTTACCATTAATTCCGATGAAACTTTTATCCTCACCCGTGAATATCAGGACAAAAAACAAGGTTCTTTCAAGGACCATTTGCCTCACGCTATCAACTCAAAAAGATTTAACCCATGA
- a CDS encoding Y-family DNA polymerase — protein sequence MIALIDCNNFYASCERVFNPSLNDKPVVVLSNNDGCVIARSNEAKKIGIEMGIPAFKVQELFRRNNVAVYSANFALYGDMSRRVMSILSGYSPLQEVYSVDECFLDLAETATPKEYGLRMKEHVGRWTGIPISVGIAPTKALAKVANRIAKKYPSQTGGCYVMDTEEKRVKALRWLSVEDVWGIGRRNAVKLQAAGVFKAVDFAEMSESWVRRNMTVTGINLQRELNGIRCIEFVEEEKSKSFSVTRTFEKEYGTWDEIKERVVTFTAMAAAKIRKQQSLCSRIQVFLQTNYFKDTEEVLSRSVEVRLPFSTSSTLEIVDFVVSGLKKIYEKDLHYKRAGVTLYNFTDEKHHQPALFPEMNANPRHKGLMNAIDAINHFSSSGGIRLASQDARMFKMHQEHLSGRYTTDIRDILQVRGE from the coding sequence ATGATTGCCCTTATCGATTGCAATAATTTTTACGCTTCGTGCGAACGGGTGTTCAATCCTTCCCTTAACGACAAGCCGGTAGTTGTGCTTTCCAACAACGATGGGTGTGTTATCGCACGCAGCAACGAAGCTAAAAAGATAGGCATCGAAATGGGAATTCCGGCCTTTAAAGTACAGGAATTGTTCAGGAGAAATAACGTGGCTGTCTATTCAGCCAACTTTGCCCTATATGGTGATATGAGCCGTAGGGTAATGAGTATTCTATCGGGTTACTCCCCTCTGCAGGAAGTATATTCCGTGGATGAATGCTTTCTCGACCTGGCGGAAACGGCAACCCCGAAAGAGTATGGCCTACGAATGAAGGAGCACGTGGGGAGATGGACAGGAATCCCCATTAGTGTGGGTATTGCCCCCACCAAGGCGTTGGCAAAAGTAGCTAACCGTATTGCCAAAAAGTATCCTTCACAAACGGGAGGATGCTACGTAATGGATACGGAAGAAAAGCGGGTGAAAGCCTTAAGGTGGCTGTCGGTAGAAGATGTGTGGGGCATCGGCAGGCGCAATGCCGTGAAGCTTCAGGCGGCAGGAGTGTTCAAGGCCGTCGACTTTGCGGAGATGTCCGAGTCGTGGGTGCGCAGAAACATGACCGTTACAGGAATTAACCTGCAAAGGGAATTAAACGGGATTCGCTGTATTGAGTTTGTGGAAGAAGAGAAAAGCAAGAGTTTTTCCGTCACCCGCACGTTCGAAAAAGAATACGGAACGTGGGACGAGATAAAAGAGCGTGTGGTTACGTTCACAGCAATGGCTGCCGCAAAAATACGCAAACAACAATCGCTGTGCAGCCGGATACAGGTATTTTTACAGACCAATTATTTTAAGGATACGGAGGAAGTGCTTTCAAGGAGCGTTGAAGTGCGATTACCCTTTTCCACATCGTCCACGCTGGAGATAGTGGACTTTGTCGTATCCGGACTAAAAAAAATCTATGAAAAAGATCTCCACTACAAAAGAGCGGGGGTTACACTTTATAATTTCACCGATGAAAAGCACCATCAGCCCGCTCTTTTCCCTGAAATGAATGCCAATCCCCGCCACAAAGGACTGATGAATGCCATAGATGCGATCAATCACTTTTCATCGTCGGGAGGCATAAGGCTGGCTTCACAAGATGCCCGTATGTTTAAAATGCACCAGGAACATCTCTCCGGAAGATATACCACCGATATACGGGATATTTTACAAGTAAGGGGCGAATAG
- the umuD gene encoding translesion error-prone DNA polymerase V autoproteolytic subunit: MRKVYASTQIEIYKPEFSEVEISLGGSVAAGPFSNVDDFASERIDINKLLIRHPEATFYARVRGNSMLGDFNDGDLLVVDKGEEWSHGRIALCYLEGEFTVKRIHLENGVCMLMPSNTSYKPIVVTSENTLIVWGIVTYSIRKHP, encoded by the coding sequence ATGAGAAAAGTGTATGCATCGACACAAATAGAAATTTACAAACCGGAGTTTTCGGAAGTGGAAATTTCATTGGGGGGCAGCGTAGCGGCGGGCCCATTCTCGAATGTGGACGATTTTGCAAGCGAACGGATCGATATAAACAAATTGCTTATCCGGCATCCGGAAGCCACATTTTATGCCCGTGTCCGGGGGAATTCCATGCTGGGAGATTTTAACGATGGAGACCTGCTGGTTGTGGACAAGGGAGAGGAATGGTCGCACGGCAGGATTGCCCTGTGTTATCTGGAGGGTGAATTTACCGTGAAACGTATACACCTGGAAAACGGTGTTTGTATGCTTATGCCCTCCAATACAAGTTATAAGCCTATTGTCGTCACATCGGAAAATACACTCATTGTGTGGGGTATTGTCACCTACTCAATCCGCAAACATCCATGA
- a CDS encoding copper resistance protein NlpE N-terminal domain-containing protein, producing MMKKLSILLFAFVAIVFISCNNAKQKNAETPDMHTSEMALDYLGVYEGILPCADCEGIKTQLTIHDDNTFTLVSDYLGEKEAKFEDKGSYFIESGEILVIQDEDGDQKYFKLQEGSLAQLNADKKMIEGELAPFYVLTKVR from the coding sequence ATGATGAAAAAGTTAAGTATTTTATTATTTGCTTTTGTTGCAATTGTCTTCATCAGCTGCAATAACGCAAAACAAAAAAATGCCGAGACTCCCGATATGCATACATCTGAAATGGCTTTAGACTATCTTGGCGTTTACGAAGGCATACTTCCTTGTGCTGATTGTGAGGGCATTAAAACCCAACTGACAATCCACGACGACAACACATTCACTCTCGTCAGCGATTACCTGGGTGAAAAGGAAGCTAAGTTTGAAGATAAAGGCTCCTATTTTATCGAAAGTGGAGAAATTTTAGTTATTCAGGACGAAGACGGAGATCAAAAATATTTTAAACTGCAAGAAGGAAGTCTGGCTCAGTTGAATGCCGATAAAAAAATGATTGAAGGAGAATTGGCTCCTTTTTACGTTCTTACAAAAGTAAGGTAA